From a region of the Cenarchaeum symbiont of Oopsacas minuta genome:
- a CDS encoding putative exported protein — MKRIIFSTLAITVIIIIIIQFGADTPEYNDAFVFDAVFYPKLGTLKVSFNDTTSGASNVTLQILGLDEVFTREYFGTSFEESIEFDREPRYGWKAHPVIVRFDHSQLGNVGIKTEAHNDGDTAPKLVYESP, encoded by the coding sequence TTGAAACGCATAATTTTCTCAACTCTAGCGATAACTGTAATAATAATTATCATCATACAGTTTGGTGCAGATACGCCAGAGTATAATGATGCATTTGTATTTGATGCTGTTTTTTATCCAAAACTGGGAACATTAAAGGTCTCATTCAACGATACAACTAGTGGTGCATCAAATGTGACACTGCAGATATTGGGTCTAGATGAGGTGTTTACTCGTGAATATTTTGGGACTTCATTTGAAGAGAGTATAGAGTTTGATAGGGAGCCTCGATACGGATGGAAAGCTCATCCGGTTATAGTGCGTTTTGATCACTCTCAACTAGGCAATGTTGGCATAAAGACAGAGGCACATAATGATGGGGACACTGCACCAAAACTCGTATACGAATCCCCATAA
- a CDS encoding methylmalonyl-CoA mutase — translation MAKTRVKKLVTDSMIPVDSFYSKNTKTSREEPGKYPFTRGIHPGMYRDRLWTMRQYSGFGDAKLTNERFKFMLEKGQTGLSMAFDLPTQIGHDPDSEHAEGEVGKVGVSIASLKDMMTAFDGIPLGKVSSSMTINSTASTLLAYYIAVGRSQGFKSTQLRGTTQNDILKEYIARNTYIYPPRPSMRIIGDMISYCAKNVPQWYPVSISGYHMREAGCTAVQEVAFTLANAIAYIQTCLDQGLKIDDFAPRLSFFFCCTIEFFEEIAKFRVARRVYSKILKEKFGAKNPRSLQLKFHTQTSGESLTAQQPDNNIVRVAIQSMAAVLGGTQSLHTNSRDEALALPTQASAKIALRTQQIVGYESGITKTADPLAGSHYVEYLCEQIEDQVWKYLKRIEKMGGSIKAIERGFFQSEIRKNAYRLKKETDTEERIIVGVNKFVDPDEKQQDLLRIGESVGTAQAKAIAKLRKSRNSAKVERSLSALASAADGSENLMPLLLDAVTSYATTGEISNTLRGVFGEYRPKEVF, via the coding sequence ATGGCAAAGACTAGAGTAAAAAAGCTCGTGACAGACTCGATGATACCAGTTGACTCTTTTTACTCTAAAAATACAAAAACCTCACGTGAAGAGCCAGGAAAATACCCATTTACGCGTGGTATACATCCTGGAATGTACAGAGACAGGCTTTGGACGATGCGCCAATATTCTGGATTTGGGGATGCAAAACTTACCAACGAGCGTTTTAAATTCATGCTAGAAAAGGGTCAGACTGGACTTAGCATGGCATTTGATCTACCCACGCAGATAGGTCACGATCCAGATTCAGAACATGCAGAAGGTGAAGTTGGCAAAGTGGGTGTATCCATTGCATCATTAAAGGATATGATGACTGCATTTGATGGAATTCCACTAGGTAAAGTTAGCTCATCTATGACGATAAACTCTACTGCATCAACTCTACTTGCATACTATATTGCAGTTGGACGATCTCAAGGCTTCAAGAGTACACAACTACGAGGGACCACTCAAAACGATATACTAAAAGAATACATTGCACGCAACACCTACATTTATCCGCCAAGACCATCCATGCGCATAATCGGCGATATGATCTCATACTGTGCAAAAAATGTACCACAATGGTATCCAGTATCAATATCTGGATATCATATGAGAGAAGCTGGATGCACTGCAGTACAAGAAGTGGCATTTACTTTGGCTAATGCAATTGCCTATATTCAGACATGCCTTGATCAGGGATTAAAGATAGATGACTTTGCTCCAAGATTATCATTCTTTTTTTGTTGCACGATAGAATTTTTTGAAGAGATTGCAAAATTCCGTGTTGCCCGCAGAGTGTATTCAAAAATATTAAAAGAAAAATTTGGAGCAAAAAATCCCCGCTCTCTACAGTTGAAATTTCATACACAGACTAGCGGCGAATCACTTACAGCACAACAGCCAGATAACAATATAGTACGTGTGGCAATCCAATCGATGGCTGCAGTTTTGGGGGGCACACAATCGCTTCATACAAACTCGCGCGATGAAGCGCTAGCCCTTCCGACGCAGGCATCTGCCAAGATTGCTCTACGAACACAGCAGATAGTAGGATATGAGAGTGGAATAACAAAGACAGCCGATCCGCTTGCAGGCTCACATTATGTCGAATATTTGTGCGAGCAGATAGAGGATCAAGTATGGAAGTATCTCAAACGCATAGAAAAGATGGGCGGTTCGATTAAGGCAATAGAGCGAGGATTCTTTCAATCAGAGATTCGTAAAAATGCATACCGACTCAAAAAAGAGACCGATACTGAAGAGCGTATAATTGTCGGCGTAAACAAGTTTGTCGATCCTGATGAGAAACAGCAAGATCTATTACGTATAGGAGAGAGCGTGGGCACAGCACAGGCAAAGGCCATTGCTAAATTACGTAAATCGCGCAACTCTGCAAAGGTAGAGAGATCACTCTCTGCTCTTGCATCTGCAGCAGATGGTTCTGAAAACTTGATGCCTCTTTTACTCGATGCAGTTACTTCATACGCTACAACCGGTGAGATTAGCAATACACTGCGTGGTGTATTTGGTGAGTATAGACCAAAGGAGGTATTTTGA
- a CDS encoding Transposase, whose amino-acid sequence MHRKTRTLEGCKNKNKKRSGHHKTKKQTKSLPYFDRSYMYVGIDVHKEFLQVAMMDKKGKIVFNERVDRDNDEVKKFFLKNVPKSAKCIMESSSVWYGLFTFMTKDLKLDVSLSNPYQTKAIASSKKKTDKIDAMILADLYRGGYIALCHVPTKIVVEWRRLVRHRHWSVQMRTSEKNAIHGILLQEGIKITGTTFTQKYNESLHFIGDYRIDESSRGDRLV is encoded by the coding sequence GTGCACAGAAAAACTAGGACTTTAGAAGGTTGTAAGAATAAGAACAAAAAGAGATCTGGCCATCACAAAACTAAAAAACAAACAAAATCATTACCGTATTTTGACAGATCCTACATGTACGTTGGTATTGACGTCCACAAGGAGTTCCTTCAGGTTGCAATGATGGACAAAAAAGGTAAAATTGTCTTTAACGAGAGAGTCGATAGAGACAACGATGAGGTGAAAAAGTTTTTCTTAAAAAATGTTCCAAAGAGTGCAAAATGTATCATGGAATCCTCATCTGTTTGGTATGGCTTGTTTACGTTCATGACAAAAGATCTAAAGCTGGATGTATCTCTCTCGAACCCATACCAGACAAAGGCAATTGCATCATCCAAGAAAAAAACTGACAAGATTGACGCAATGATACTTGCAGACCTTTACCGTGGCGGATATATTGCACTGTGCCATGTTCCAACAAAAATTGTGGTGGAATGGAGGCGCCTTGTACGACATAGACATTGGAGTGTACAGATGAGAACGAGTGAAAAAAATGCCATACATGGAATCCTATTACAAGAGGGGATAAAGATTACAGGTACAACATTTACTCAAAAGTACAACGAATCGCTTCATTTCATAGGTGATTACAGAATTGATGAATCATCTAGAGGCGATAGACTCGTATGA
- a CDS encoding CBS domain protein → MLPKLDTISKIRIKIGVTQKKLASMAGVSTSMINQVESGRSKPSYETAKRIFDSLATLEGTSSKKKAGDVCSMRMVKLDINDTLHTAVANMREFSISQVPVFRNTAIVGLVTEDGIVRYLDGGGRDLNKIKLSDVMETAPPIVDYKTPANALVTLIRITKCILVSKNSKIIGIITASDTLRLVE, encoded by the coding sequence GTGTTACCAAAGCTAGATACAATTAGTAAGATACGCATAAAGATTGGCGTTACACAAAAGAAACTTGCAAGTATGGCAGGCGTGAGTACATCGATGATAAACCAAGTAGAGTCTGGTCGTAGCAAGCCTAGCTATGAGACAGCAAAGAGGATATTTGACAGTCTTGCTACACTAGAGGGAACATCATCAAAGAAAAAAGCCGGGGATGTATGTAGTATGCGTATGGTAAAGTTGGACATTAACGATACACTTCATACAGCAGTGGCAAATATGAGAGAGTTTTCCATCAGTCAAGTACCAGTATTTCGCAACACTGCTATTGTTGGACTCGTTACAGAAGATGGAATTGTAAGATACCTTGATGGTGGAGGAAGAGATTTGAACAAGATAAAACTCTCTGATGTTATGGAGACAGCCCCTCCCATTGTAGACTACAAGACTCCAGCCAACGCACTTGTTACTCTGATACGAATAACAAAATGCATACTAGTCTCCAAGAATTCAAAGATTATCGGCATAATAACTGCAAGCGATACTCTACGTCTAGTGGAATAA
- a CDS encoding protein kinase, which translates to MNKLVSGIKKGRRGDVARAITIVENDPIMARDIIKEIFKDSKKRATVIGITGPAGAGKSSLINSMIVLLEKQKQRPAVLAVDPTSSITGGALLGDRTRMAESMDAGTFIRSLASRGAVGALAHSVRNCIRILEYAGFEPILLESVGAGQTETAISEIADATVVVFNPQTGDSIQAIKAGLTEIGDVYVINKSDLAGSAQLYNAVQDYIVGINDTPVLKTSVKRNMGITRLVKEMMNAASIKIGDKEIKNMRIRAELRDIVLNIITDKTDLLLEKNGAYKRWITKIKNKKIDPYSAALAMTRGLIK; encoded by the coding sequence ATGAACAAACTCGTCTCGGGTATAAAAAAAGGACGACGAGGAGATGTGGCACGCGCTATTACTATAGTTGAAAATGATCCTATTATGGCAAGAGATATCATAAAAGAGATATTCAAAGATTCAAAAAAACGTGCAACCGTAATTGGAATAACCGGACCTGCTGGTGCAGGAAAGAGCTCTCTGATAAATTCAATGATCGTTTTACTAGAGAAACAAAAACAAAGACCTGCAGTACTTGCAGTAGATCCAACTAGTTCTATAACCGGTGGTGCATTACTTGGTGATAGAACTCGTATGGCAGAATCCATGGATGCTGGCACTTTTATACGTAGCCTAGCATCTCGTGGAGCAGTTGGTGCACTAGCACACTCGGTACGCAACTGTATACGAATTCTAGAGTACGCAGGATTTGAACCAATACTTTTGGAGAGTGTCGGGGCAGGTCAGACAGAGACTGCAATATCTGAAATCGCTGATGCTACTGTTGTAGTCTTTAATCCACAGACTGGTGATAGTATACAAGCGATTAAAGCTGGACTAACAGAGATTGGTGATGTATATGTAATAAACAAGAGCGACCTTGCCGGCTCTGCACAACTATACAATGCAGTACAAGATTATATCGTGGGCATAAATGATACACCAGTGCTAAAGACATCTGTAAAGCGCAATATGGGTATAACGCGTCTAGTAAAAGAGATGATGAATGCTGCATCTATAAAGATTGGTGATAAAGAGATAAAAAATATGCGTATCAGGGCAGAATTGCGTGATATTGTTTTAAATATCATAACCGATAAAACAGACTTGTTGCTTGAAAAGAATGGGGCATACAAGAGGTGGATTACAAAGATCAAAAACAAAAAGATTGATCCATATTCGGCAGCATTGGCCATGACTAGAGGGTTGATAAAATAA
- a CDS encoding Transposase translates to MQWIYKLTQRYEKEGLDGLRDRPKSRTPPKVERRILEQIRNTVASVGCFIRPKFLRKQIFEMTGVKYSLQHVRKIMRSWNLSAKVPVKVHAKAGIIQRCS, encoded by the coding sequence GTGCAATGGATATACAAACTGACACAAAGATATGAAAAAGAAGGACTTGACGGCCTCAGGGATAGGCCAAAATCTAGAACGCCGCCAAAAGTAGAGCGTAGAATACTAGAACAAATTCGAAATACAGTGGCTAGTGTTGGCTGTTTTATCAGACCAAAATTTCTACGTAAACAAATCTTTGAAATGACTGGCGTAAAATATTCTTTGCAGCACGTACGCAAAATAATGCGCAGTTGGAATCTCTCTGCAAAAGTTCCAGTAAAAGTGCATGCAAAAGCAGGCATCATCCAAAGATGTTCGTAG
- a CDS encoding glyoxalase/bleomycin resistance protein/dioxygenase, with amino-acid sequence MRIDHVAIAVVDLDAAVKQYANVLGVVDITYETVESEKVRVAILRMENASIELLESTGDGPIKKFLDKNGSGLHHIALETADIDGQVSKIEACGAKILGNIRSGSRGTRIAFVHPKSLSGVLTELCEHSK; translated from the coding sequence ATGCGCATAGACCATGTGGCAATTGCAGTTGTAGATTTGGATGCTGCTGTAAAACAATATGCAAACGTGCTTGGAGTTGTAGACATTACATACGAAACTGTCGAATCTGAAAAGGTGCGTGTTGCAATATTACGTATGGAGAATGCTAGCATAGAGCTTTTAGAGTCTACTGGCGATGGTCCGATTAAAAAATTTCTAGATAAAAATGGATCTGGGTTACATCATATCGCCCTTGAAACAGCAGACATTGACGGGCAAGTATCAAAGATTGAGGCATGTGGTGCAAAGATTCTCGGCAACATACGTTCAGGATCTAGAGGAACGCGTATTGCATTTGTACACCCAAAATCACTCTCTGGTGTATTAACAGAGCTATGCGAGCATTCAAAATAA
- a CDS encoding Transposase, whose product MNNEKIDHICPRSENLEKELALSHKEIALLRKENKQQGETIQQTKNENEELKITINALVAKNIRAKPNKPDSVIKRKHSKHARTSRKRPVHIDNKTEVDQKSCHVCGNKLSKIVHKYTRIVEDIIPAQVCNTEYTISRRYCKCCKKTITPKIHTALPNERFGIRLAALLIVLKTLGLSYQKISQLLEMIYGIHMNESTINHAVKKTATAFGPLYEQMIRDLKTELNIHGDETSWRINGKNHWLWAFVGKWTTIYEIDKSRGRIAPMRMLKGYTGNITSDSWSAWNYVGNSHQRCHVHYMREIHETLQYKNPKKEFIAFGKCLKKILNDSHDAVNIHDKSDVIHKLERRLSSLLSKKYTEKNCIRFVKRLKREQDMLFTFLKTGTDSHNNTAERAIRPNVVIRKITNGHRTDDGATSHKILMSVKETCRQRNLNFHDYMMQYLVDGTSKL is encoded by the coding sequence ATGAATAATGAAAAAATAGACCACATTTGTCCTAGGTCTGAGAATCTAGAGAAAGAACTTGCATTATCACATAAGGAAATTGCATTATTACGCAAGGAAAACAAACAACAAGGAGAAACGATACAACAGACAAAAAATGAGAATGAAGAATTAAAAATCACGATAAATGCTCTTGTAGCAAAGAATATTCGTGCAAAACCCAACAAACCAGATTCAGTCATAAAAAGAAAACACTCCAAACATGCAAGAACCAGTAGAAAACGACCAGTTCACATTGATAACAAAACCGAGGTGGATCAAAAATCATGTCATGTCTGCGGAAACAAACTATCCAAAATTGTGCACAAATACACACGTATAGTAGAAGATATTATTCCAGCACAGGTATGCAATACTGAATATACGATATCTAGAAGATATTGTAAATGTTGCAAAAAAACAATAACACCAAAAATCCATACTGCATTACCAAATGAAAGATTTGGAATCAGACTAGCAGCACTTTTAATTGTACTCAAAACACTTGGATTATCATATCAAAAAATATCCCAACTATTAGAAATGATATACGGCATACACATGAATGAATCTACCATAAATCACGCAGTAAAAAAAACTGCTACAGCATTTGGTCCATTATATGAACAGATGATAAGAGATCTAAAAACCGAGTTGAATATACATGGGGATGAGACTAGCTGGCGCATCAACGGGAAGAATCATTGGTTGTGGGCATTTGTTGGAAAATGGACTACCATATATGAGATTGACAAATCACGTGGTAGAATAGCTCCAATGAGAATGTTAAAAGGATACACTGGAAACATTACAAGTGATTCATGGTCTGCGTGGAATTACGTTGGAAACAGTCATCAAAGATGCCATGTTCATTATATGAGAGAAATTCATGAGACTCTACAGTATAAAAATCCCAAAAAAGAGTTTATTGCTTTTGGAAAATGTTTGAAAAAGATCCTAAATGACTCACATGATGCTGTAAATATTCATGATAAATCAGATGTTATACACAAACTCGAGCGTCGTTTATCGTCTCTTTTATCCAAAAAATATACAGAAAAGAATTGTATCCGATTTGTCAAACGTCTAAAGCGTGAACAAGACATGCTTTTCACGTTCTTGAAGACTGGAACTGATTCACATAACAATACTGCCGAGAGAGCGATTAGACCAAACGTGGTAATACGAAAGATTACAAACGGTCATCGAACAGATGATGGCGCTACATCACACAAGATATTGATGAGTGTAAAGGAGACATGTAGACAACGAAATCTAAACTTTCATGACTATATGATGCAATATCTTGTGGATGGTACTTCAAAACTCTAG
- a CDS encoding Aminopeptidase N: MRDLVKPISYKLWFEPDLKKFTFTGKAIILAQCSNTSNIVMNLAELELFSCTVQKGEKIIENTAITNPKSEELEIILDERVSGQISIEIDFLGILNDRLLGFYRSTYVKSGKKRYLATTQFEAADARRAFPCWDRPDAKATFEISLIAKNPNTAISNMPIKSKKNLGNGRILYTFDKTPIMSTYLVYLGVGEFEYTLGKYGKTLVRVITTKGHKKKTAYALYLGKKLLQEYDRYFGIKYPLPKLDLIAIPDFAAGAMENWGAITFRETILLYDPKNSSTRTKQYIAEVISHEIAHQWFGNLVTMEWWNDLWLNESFATYMATKFVDKLYPEWHMWDQFLNDAMTVAMGLDSLKSSHPIDVKVNSPSEIREIFDAISYDKGGCLLRMLEDYVGESKFRAGLRKYLGNHKYGNAKGSDLWYEIGKISHMPVKKIMESWIYQTGFPVIDAKRSKNRILLKQKRFLRYGKKGSGRWPVPITVGFEKPTSKMLLNAASGSMPAPKDALGYIVNHGRKGFYRVRYDEESILDLKYAVQTKKISSVDRWAVQNDMHEMCLQGSIPVREYLDFTDAYLAETSALVCSDVATNLSTIHHRSLGEPFEQILRNYASNFFERILMRLGWDPIKDESHKDAMLRVQAISALGRLGSIHVQKEACKRFEKYVKNHNTLAADLRESVYSLYAWSVNSQLAHTRLVRMYKNAVSQEEKQRFLSALCSFRDEKLLLKTLNFSLTSDVRSQNMQLPVMRVAANPNGKKILWPWLCKNWKKLSSKVGHGNPLLNRLVSSIALVADSNKVPQIKKFFKKNPTPGTERTLLQVFERIAINEAFLRRSRIEFDTRFN; encoded by the coding sequence ATGAGAGATCTCGTAAAACCCATCTCGTACAAGCTTTGGTTTGAACCTGATCTAAAAAAATTCACGTTTACAGGAAAGGCTATAATCCTTGCACAATGCTCCAACACATCAAATATTGTAATGAATTTAGCTGAACTAGAGCTATTCTCGTGCACGGTACAAAAAGGTGAAAAAATTATAGAAAATACAGCAATAACAAATCCAAAATCTGAAGAGCTAGAGATTATCTTGGATGAGCGAGTATCTGGACAAATATCAATAGAGATTGATTTCTTGGGAATCTTAAATGACAGGCTACTTGGATTTTATCGCAGTACATATGTAAAAAGTGGAAAAAAGAGATACCTTGCCACCACACAGTTTGAGGCAGCTGATGCAAGACGTGCATTTCCATGCTGGGATAGACCTGATGCAAAGGCGACATTTGAGATATCTTTGATTGCAAAAAACCCAAATACTGCAATCTCAAATATGCCGATAAAATCAAAAAAGAATCTCGGTAATGGCAGAATTTTGTACACATTTGATAAAACTCCGATAATGTCAACATACCTTGTATATCTTGGAGTAGGTGAGTTTGAGTATACTCTTGGCAAGTATGGCAAAACACTTGTGCGAGTAATCACAACAAAAGGTCACAAGAAAAAAACTGCATATGCACTATATCTTGGAAAAAAATTGCTACAAGAATATGATAGATATTTTGGAATAAAATACCCACTACCAAAACTAGACCTCATTGCAATACCTGATTTTGCCGCCGGCGCGATGGAAAACTGGGGTGCAATTACGTTTAGGGAGACAATTCTATTATATGATCCAAAAAATTCATCCACTAGAACAAAACAATACATCGCAGAGGTAATATCACATGAGATTGCTCACCAATGGTTTGGTAACCTAGTTACGATGGAGTGGTGGAACGATCTGTGGTTAAATGAGAGCTTTGCAACATACATGGCGACAAAGTTTGTAGACAAACTATATCCAGAATGGCACATGTGGGATCAATTTCTAAATGATGCGATGACAGTTGCTATGGGTCTTGATTCACTAAAATCCTCACATCCAATAGACGTCAAAGTAAACAGTCCATCTGAAATACGCGAAATATTTGATGCTATATCCTATGACAAAGGAGGGTGCTTGTTGCGTATGCTAGAAGATTATGTAGGCGAGTCAAAATTCAGAGCAGGGCTGCGTAAATACCTTGGAAATCACAAATATGGCAATGCCAAAGGATCTGACCTATGGTATGAGATTGGCAAGATTTCACACATGCCAGTAAAAAAAATCATGGAGTCTTGGATATATCAGACTGGATTTCCGGTAATTGATGCCAAAAGATCAAAAAACCGCATACTATTAAAACAGAAAAGATTTTTGCGTTATGGTAAAAAAGGTTCAGGAAGATGGCCTGTACCAATTACGGTGGGGTTTGAAAAACCAACATCAAAGATGCTCTTAAATGCCGCATCAGGATCCATGCCTGCACCAAAAGATGCACTAGGTTATATTGTAAATCATGGCAGAAAGGGATTTTATCGTGTCAGGTATGATGAAGAATCTATACTTGATCTAAAGTATGCAGTCCAGACCAAAAAAATATCATCTGTGGATAGGTGGGCAGTACAAAACGATATGCACGAAATGTGTTTACAAGGCTCTATTCCAGTCCGTGAATATCTAGACTTTACTGATGCATATCTTGCAGAAACATCTGCCCTTGTATGCTCTGATGTAGCAACAAATCTATCTACAATACATCATAGATCTCTAGGTGAACCATTTGAGCAGATTTTACGCAACTATGCTAGTAATTTCTTTGAACGTATATTGATGCGTCTTGGATGGGATCCTATAAAAGATGAATCTCACAAAGATGCAATGTTGCGAGTGCAGGCTATATCTGCATTGGGCAGACTTGGATCCATACATGTACAAAAAGAGGCATGCAAACGTTTTGAAAAATATGTAAAAAACCACAATACGCTTGCAGCTGACCTGCGCGAATCTGTATATTCCTTGTACGCATGGTCTGTAAATTCTCAATTAGCGCATACTAGACTTGTTCGCATGTACAAAAATGCAGTATCCCAGGAAGAGAAACAACGATTCCTCTCTGCATTATGTTCATTTCGAGATGAAAAACTGCTCTTAAAGACATTAAACTTTTCACTCACATCTGATGTGCGCTCACAAAATATGCAACTACCAGTAATGCGTGTGGCTGCAAACCCAAATGGCAAGAAAATACTTTGGCCATGGCTATGTAAAAACTGGAAGAAACTCTCATCAAAGGTTGGACATGGAAACCCATTGCTAAACCGTCTAGTCTCTAGCATCGCCCTTGTGGCTGATTCTAACAAAGTGCCACAGATTAAGAAATTTTTCAAGAAAAACCCCACTCCAGGAACAGAGCGTACTCTATTACAAGTCTTTGAACGTATAGCTATAAATGAAGCATTCTTGCGACGCTCTAGGATAGAGTTTGATACACGATTTAATTGA
- a CDS encoding Transposase, producing MQKQASSKDVRRWHRSILSKIRRAIHKRYVILVQDEAIFTENGIHHAKYWTNVGERLIVPYNGKHQKFIVFGVVGPDGRSLFRSYEKFTSKTFVKFLKTVRAAYGRVMIIADQATQHTSRKVRNYLAECNGDIKLDYFPTASPYLSAIERC from the coding sequence ATGCAAAAGCAGGCATCATCCAAAGATGTTCGTAGATGGCATAGATCTATTTTAAGCAAGATTAGGCGTGCAATCCATAAAAGATACGTGATACTTGTGCAAGATGAGGCCATATTTACAGAGAATGGAATACATCATGCAAAATACTGGACTAATGTTGGAGAACGGTTGATTGTTCCATATAATGGAAAACATCAAAAATTTATTGTGTTTGGTGTTGTAGGTCCCGACGGAAGATCATTGTTTCGATCATATGAAAAGTTTACTAGTAAGACATTTGTTAAATTCCTCAAAACTGTACGAGCTGCATACGGACGTGTGATGATCATAGCGGATCAGGCAACCCAGCATACATCACGAAAGGTTCGAAATTATCTAGCAGAATGTAACGGCGATATAAAACTGGATTACTTTCCTACAGCTTCTCCGTATCTGAGTGCTATTGAGAGATGTTGA
- a CDS encoding Transposase, with product MHRKTRTLEGCKNKNKKRSGHYETKKQTKSLPHFDRSYMYVGIDVHKEFLQVAMMDKKGKIVFNKRVDRDNDEAKKFFLKNVPKCIIESSSVWYGLFTFMTKDLKLDVSLSNPYQTKAIASSKKKTDKIDAMILADLYRGGYIALCHIPTKIIVEWRRLVRHRHECTDENE from the coding sequence GTGCACAGAAAAACTAGGACTTTAGAAGGTTGTAAGAATAAGAACAAAAAGAGATCTGGCCATTACGAAACTAAAAAACAAACAAAATCATTACCGCATTTTGACAGATCCTACATGTACGTTGGCATTGACGTCCACAAGGAGTTCCTTCAGGTTGCAATGATGGACAAAAAAGGTAAAATTGTCTTTAACAAGAGAGTCGATAGAGACAACGATGAGGCGAAAAAGTTTTTCTTAAAAAATGTCCCAAAATGTATCATAGAATCCTCATCTGTTTGGTATGGCTTGTTTACGTTCATGACAAAAGATCTAAAGCTGGATGTATCTCTCTCGAACCCATACCAGACAAAGGCAATTGCATCATCCAAGAAAAAAACTGACAAGATTGACGCAATGATACTTGCAGACCTTTACCGTGGCGGATATATTGCACTGTGCCATATTCCAACAAAAATTATAGTGGAATGGAGGCGCCTTGTACGACATAGACATGAGTGTACAGATGAGAACGAGTGA